Genomic DNA from Salvia miltiorrhiza cultivar Shanhuang (shh) chromosome 1, IMPLAD_Smil_shh, whole genome shotgun sequence:
ggtACAATAACCAATCCAGGGATCTCATAATacaattatattaaaataattaaattagctCAAAACGACCTACATCCATCAGATATAAAAATTAAGGAACGATAATTACAGTATATCAATAGCTTCGACCGTTGATTAATTTCTAAATGACATTCACGCAATGTGTGACATGATAGATCACATGGCACAATATTAAAACTACGTGCCAAATTATctatactaataaaaaaagtatgttgGGCACAAATGTAGATCAAATACtacaaaaatatactccctccgtcccatttgtattggccccttacttttgggcacggagattaaaaaacCTTTGTTTATGAGTTAAGTAGGTGGAGTGTTTTACTTTTGCCCACGTAGGAGCCCTTATCTTTGCTATTTTAAGAAAGGAGCCAatatgggacaacccaaaatggcaagggggccaatacaaatggaacggaaggagtattaattaattacattatCTTATCCAAATCTATTTGATTTATATCTGAAACTCTTTTTAGAAtcctgaaaaaagaaaaaaatcataaaaaaataaaataataataattcactattatataaataaataaaagggtacatataaacatataaatGTTATCATACCTTGATATGTGTATGTTTGAAAAATTAGTATAAATgctagatttttttaaaaaaatacagtaaaatatttaattaatttagagAGATATAAATATATTgacaaattcataattttttaatttatagagTGTTTTCttgatttcataaaatataattttaaatcaagttataatgtgtaaaaataaataagatgtaatatttaaattaaataaaaatacatgtaTTTATCAATTCATCGTGGGTGAGATCCTAATGATGATTAAGTTGAAGATGATTtaacaataatttatattttaacaaGTTTACCAAAGGATTCgtaattgtaatattttaacaattattaatttataatttgaaaGGAGTtctctaaaaaatattattttattaaatttgaagATTTTTTGAATGGGCACAAGTTGGGACGACCGAAaaaatttattagtttataaaatttattaatttattgagtattattttaaagagattTCACTATAGTTATAGAATCAAATAGATCAAATTATAGTAATatctatattttttgtttttatcaaataaaataatattgattaCGCGTACAACGTACGCTCTTTCTGCTAGTATAATCAAAACAATGTTTTGATTAGGattaatcatttttaaaatgCACGAACTTTGCCGAGAATTTTAATTTTGGACactaatatttcaaaatttatgaACTTaacttttatttgaattttctcACAATTCTCAAATCATCAAACTGAGTCAACTGACACGGCCATAAATTAATGTTAAGTTTTATCttattgattttttaatttttttttatgagagtGAAAGATGAGATTGATgaaatggataattttaatgtttaaaaaaaaactatggaAACGTATTATTTTGGTTATAGGATTTGTCACATAAAGTTTTAAATTTGCCGTGAGAAATGTGAGAAAATCTAAAGAAAagataaatcaataaattttaaCATATCAATTTTGCAGCTTCAACTCTACTTGATACTATGCagaattaatttatgtttttatgttGCAAGTCACTCACGACGGAGGAGAAGAAGCACTTTTGGCTTGAAAACTCGACTACATACTCCATTCTTGGCACTAACTTCTAATTGTTGGAAATTAATGGACTAGCAAATGTGtttacaaaaaacaaaaaacaaataaaatggtGGTGTTCGACTTGAAAAAATcgagaaaataaattgaagattTGAGAAATAATGTACAAAGTTGATTATTTGGATTAAAAAATATAGTGTCGTATATATGGAAAACTGTAAACCCACGTTGTAAGAATAAGGATCATCTAAGCACTTCATAAATGTTAtcacaacataataggataaccCACGTTAACGTTAGCCGATTAGATCAGACAAAGATTTCCAGATGCATTAACTAAGGTGGGTTCTGCTTGGGCTTGGGCTATTCTGATATTGGATTGGTTTGGGCTACGCATTGAAAACAAGTCTAATTAAAGCCCAAAAGTCCGTTTTTAATCTAATACTAATGGACCAATGGTTAAATGTGAGACTTAATTATACCGTCATCTTCAATTTAAATAAGGTTTAATAAAAACTTTATTAAACGTCATAAGAGAGAGTGatgatcaaataatttttttttcttccagttatatatatgtaaatactAATTTAGATCATTGATTACGGTTTTCATCAAAAGATGCGTTCTTAATGTGCATATGAAATGCATAATTGTAAACGagactttttaaaaaaaatcaaaatatataaatacataaaaaagtCTTAAAATGACGTTGTGGATCGTATATCTTAAATTTCACGCAATTAATtttagaaacaatagggccgcaTGACCCTATTGAACTTACAAACACAATTTTTAGCCcgtgattaaaaaaaattaaattttaattattttttaagcgGTGTGACTAATATAACCCGTCGGATCCTGAGATCCAACCCCAACTCGGTTCAAAATTCACCCCTAAGATCCCAGCTTCCctcatctctttctctctctctctcttccgcgtCAATGAAGAGCAGAAATGGATAGAGTACCGTTGTGATTCCAACTCCGGTGGCATGcttccctcctctctctctctctcttccgcgtCGATGAAAAGCAGAAATCGGTAGAGTACCATAGTGATTCCAATTCCGCAGTCGTgtttcccttctctctctctctctctctctctctctctcgccgctTTCGACGAATTTGCAGTGATCCGGCGAGTTTTGGTACGagattttgtttattttttgtttcatgTGTTTTATCTTCTTCACATCACGATTTTTTCATTCTATttctgttgtttctgtatttgtgttcTGCAcatatgacacttatggcactattagtatcataagtgccaaaaggacaattttaaacactttctgtagggtttaaattattcatttagggtttagatgattcatttagggttttttgtttgtttgtttgtttcatgtgcttcatcttcttcacatcaTGATTTCTTAATtctattgttgttgtttctgtatttgtgctgcatgtatgacactaatagtgtagTGCCAAGaggactattttacttggttttattttggatttccgttggcacttatggcactattagtgctaaAAATAgttactttgttttattttgaattttcgttggtactattagtgccataagtgccaagattttactttggttttattttggatttccctttgcacttatggcactaatagttcCATAAGTACCTAATTCAACCCGGCATGCGACCCGCATACCTAATCCTATCCGGTCCAcctaattaagggtaaaaacgtccaaaatCGTTAAAAAATGTCAAATTTTACgtttttttcaatgagtgatcataaattgtgttttatgctttattttgtttatttcaataatttcaTGCAAACAAAAATGTGATGCATAAAATTCGACTGCCAATTGAACTTTAATTTTCTGCATCGGAAATCACTAACATGCTAAAATTGTTACGGCGCTTTCTGAAGATTTTATGGGGCTAAACAAGTGTAAGATTTTTTGCACTAGAACCATGAATAACGTATATTAGAAGACGAGCATTTTACAATACAATAAAtatatgcagccacattgtggccatccacacacactagtataataaggaaaatcttgatttatttaaaataaaaataggatttagttattttactatattctctacattgtacatattttttaataatttttttgcattttttatttttaatttattttttaataaaaataaaaaagttatcaaaaaattacaaaaaaataattacaatgtagagaatatgataaaataactaaatcttatttttattttaaaaaataagttaaataaattaaattattttttatttaagtaaattgtgggtgaccacaatgtagctgtttagcattactctttacTATATTAGGAATTGAATTCGTAAACGGAGGGAGTttagaaagaaaatgaaaatgccATGTATAAACACCATATCACAGATAAAGAACCAAAGAAATTTTGAAGATGGAGACTAATATTTGAACCAACATAAcagaaaattaaatttaatgaatgaAATCTGTCTTTAACATCCAAACATCCCTTGTCTAaagatcaaataaataaatgatcCAACCATTCTTCACATTGTTCAATTGTTGGGATGTTTGATGATTCTTTGAAGAATTACAGTTCTAGCCCTGCGAATATCCCTGCTGCAATTATCAGCCTGCATTTCCAATTCCTCAATATTCTTCGTAAACACCACCAatttcttcctcatctcctctaCACAGACCTTCACAGCATCTTCATCAATGGCGAAATCCGCCATTTTCAAGAGCGATTCGATCTCAATCTCCAACCTATCGACCAGCACTCGAATATTATCCAAATCTTTGATGGCAATGTAAGTGCCAACATTCATACAGTTGATGATCTCCTTCTGCCCCCTCACAGCATTTTGATAGTTCTTGAGCAGCGAATCCATCCACCTCCCCATCGACCCCAATGGGACGGAGGCGGCCGCTGCTAGGGCGGCCGCCACGGGTGGGGCAGCCATGGCAGCAGCCACCACTGAGCATATCAGCACAGCAGCAAAAGTGGCTGCAAAGATCACCGTGGACACCTTCCTCCACGCGTGGACGGACTTGAGCTTCTTGTCGAGCTTGTTCTTCCTCGACTGCAGCCTCTCCAGCATCACCATCTGCTGCCTGTAGACAGACTCGAAGATcttgaagaactcctccgtgAAGGGATCCCCTGCTTCCTTGAAGTTCCTCAGCTCAAGCAGTGTCTTCGTATACCTCCCATCCCCCaccccctcctcctcctcctcctcaaaCTGCTGGAGTGCAATGTGGATCAGCAGCTGCCTGTCTCTAGCTGACTTGAGGCACTTCTCCAACGCAGTGCAGAAATCGAGGATCTTGAGGCTGTTCTCGAAGTACTCCTCCACGAACTCGAACAACTCCTGATTCTTCCAAATGTCCTTCTTGCAATCCAAGATCACCTTCACCACTTCCTGATTCATGTCGAGCAGGCAAGCCGTGACTTCTCGGAGGGAGTCAAACGACATTGCCTTGACCTCAACTCCAGCAGCTAGGGCACTGATCGCATTGTTCGTTCGGTAATGGAGGGCCGCATCGAAGGCTTGTACGTCAGCGTCAACCTTGCACGCCGCCTCATATGAGTGCAGCTCGGTTGCGAAGTGCAGATTGTTGATGTCGTTTGCAGCAGAGGTTTCTCCATGGCTCTTGCTCATGTGGCTCCCCATTTTCTCAAGAATCGTAATCTACAACACACAAAATCCAAGATTTGctgaaaaacacacacacatacgcGCACAAACGGGAGATGGAGTGCTTCAATTATGTGAATAAACTATTAGGGATCGGATTAATCGATGCGAGAACTTCTTGAGAAGCATTTTATCAAACAGGTATGCGTCAATCAATTGCCAACAACAGAGAATCAATCAAGCTTGAACcgaaaagagagaaaatcgtGGAAACTAACCAAAAGTAGAAAGAATCAAATTAATAAGCAAAGAAGTTACATACCTCATAGAAATTCAGCAACAAATTAAGCGCAGTTTCAAACCCTTGAAATGTGCAATCGCGCAGCAGATACCACTCCTATTACAGAAATTAAGTAGATCTATTCTCAACCCAATCAGGTTTTCCTTATCGTTTGTTTCGAGAAATCTATCTAAATGTGATGCGGCTGATGAAGAAGCTAAAAAGAGAAATAAATCGAAGACGGTTAAGAGAAAAAAATGGAGAGTATAGCTTGCACGCATAAGACTATATACGCAGAAATCGTAAAGAGATACGCGGGAAGCAATGAGAACCTTTTTCAGAAAGTAAAAGAGGTGGAAGAAGCGCCATTTATCTTGCAGCAACACAATTTCTCAATTTTATACGTAGTATAATGTaattagagggagagagagaaagagaaaaatacgAGAGTGTTGCAAAGCTGCAACGCGTAAAGGAACACGACTTTGAGAAGTTACGCCATAGCTGAAGATTCCGAAGAAAGACTGTGAGACTTTGTATGCAAGTGAGCGGAATTTACCACCGAAAATTAGAAGGTAATTTAAAGGAAAGAGATGATGTCACTGTTTATTTGGCAACTGAGTGTTGCAGAAGCTACACAATGTTTTTGAGTAGAATTAATATCTTTcgattttgttttatttttactaacaAAGTATGTTAAAAGATGGTATGACAGTGTAGttaaacataaaatatttgGCATTAGTGATTAACCAAACTAACAGTATGTCAATACACATATATTTcgatgagtaaaattttgaagtagccaaaatgaagcataaaatacaatttatgaccacacattgaaaaaacacaaaatttggccatttttattgatttggacgtttttacccttaatgaggcggatcgggtaggatcaggcacgcgggtcgcatgccgggtcgggttaggcacttatggcactccaagattttactttggttttattttgaatttccgttggcacttatggcactattagtgccataagtgccaaaatgaccattttacttggttttattttggatttccgttggcacttatggcactaatacaAACACaaaatagtgccataagtgttatacgtgcagcacaaatacaaacacaacaacatcatttaaaccctaaatggaacatttaaatcctaaatggataatctaaaccctaaatggaacatctaaaccccaaatggataatctaaaccctaaatgaaatatctaaaccatagggggaagtgtgcacttatggcactaatagtgccataagtgccatacgtgcagcacagatcagatcagatcagatctgtcgatggctgaaatcgaaggaggcgaagatcagatctgccgatggaggaggcagcgccgcaacgatcagatcagatccaccgcctaGTCTCTTCGTCGGCGCCtgcgagagagagatagaggaagAGAGGACAATCAGAGAAAGGTTGCAGATACGTCGATCGCGGTGAGATAGAGGAGGAGAAGAGGATAATCGTCTCTCTAATCTCTTCGTCGGCGCCGGCGAGAGCGAGATACAGGTGGAGAGGAGAATTAGCTTCATTCACATCGTCGCAACTTATGAAACAGGCGGAGAGGAGAATTGGCCGGATGAAAGTTCACGTCGCAggcgagatagagagagagagagagaggatgaaaGCTGAATCATGTGTATATGTTGCtgcatgggttaatccctaaatctggatccgggtcaaagGAAGCTGTTGGATCTATTGGATTAAAGGGTAGATTAGGTAGAgcacataaaagatggccaaatattaatatttcaaattttgtggacaaaatttaagtttcaatcaccaatagggccatccggccctattgtttctatttcgattatattttattatattgaaCACAATGTCTGTCGAATTATTGGAGaatcattaaaattattatgtTGTACCTTATATATAATTCCAAGAGATGGTAAATAATGGATAgtatttgagaaaaatatttttttcgtttTACATTTTGCTCCAATTTATGATAAACTGTCAAATCGCAAGGAAATGCAATATAAGTTGATCAGATAAATATTTTGAAGAtgatatattttcttcaaatacTTCTCCAACTGAAACCACAAAAACTACTTAAAGTTCAACTAGAACAAAACTAAAACTTCGAGGTTCAGACCTGCGAACCGATATCAATCTTAATGGTAGTTGACTCGCAAACTTACAAACCAAGTCATTATAAGCTTGCGATCaatgtaacaaaaataaataaataaataaatactatttACTTATTGCTTTGTTCTTataagatataaaatgatcGATTTTACCATATTCATTTACGTAATTTAAATTTACAGCTTATACAAAAAACTATCCTACGACGTTACATGAAGGGAGAAGTTAAATACTATGAATCATGGACACGCTATTCTGATTTATATAGCCAACCAAATAGGCTATCTATTAATGAGGATTTCTCGAgagattaaattataaatttataatgttaGTCATTCTTcctttaaaattaattaaagaaccACGAAAATTTGAAGATGGAAGGCATAACAAATATAGATTAGAGAATATAATCCGTCTGAAATCCAAAACCACTTGtcttaagatgagtaagtttttaattattgcGATTTTTATGATTCTTTGACAACCAGTACTTTTTGGTACAGCAAAAAAGAAGGAAAGTAAGATTTTAAAGTAATAAAGAAGAACAACAAACCCTAAATAAATCTCAGTTAGAAAGATTACCAAAACAAGTGAGGTGTGAAGTCTATCTTCTAATCACTAAGAAAATGTAGACAAGTCTCAGCAATTATCAGCTTCTCTTGCTTAAAATGTATCTGCGATCAGTGCCGCATACTACCATCTGCAATAAATGCTGCAACACCGCAACTACTATCTGATCGTACTACCTCATTTCAGTCGCAAAATCGAGCCTCGAGTGCATAATTCATCCCTCACCATCGAGCAAAATGGTCGCTACTTTGTGTACAGATACACCAAGGTGAAGACAAAGAAACCCGACATCTGTATAATTTATCAAGATCAAAGGATGATTATAAGAAAGGTGGAATTTACCATACAATTCATGGGTGG
This window encodes:
- the LOC131005396 gene encoding UPF0496 protein At4g34320-like, whose product is MGSHMSKSHGETSAANDINNLHFATELHSYEAACKVDADVQAFDAALHYRTNNAISALAAGVEVKAMSFDSLREVTACLLDMNQEVVKVILDCKKDIWKNQELFEFVEEYFENSLKILDFCTALEKCLKSARDRQLLIHIALQQFEEEEEEGVGDGRYTKTLLELRNFKEAGDPFTEEFFKIFESVYRQQMVMLERLQSRKNKLDKKLKSVHAWRKVSTVIFAATFAAVLICSVVAAAMAAPPVAAALAAAASVPLGSMGRWMDSLLKNYQNAVRGQKEIINCMNVGTYIAIKDLDNIRVLVDRLEIEIESLLKMADFAIDEDAVKVCVEEMRKKLVVFTKNIEELEMQADNCSRDIRRARTVILQRIIKHPNN